In Sulfurovum xiamenensis, a genomic segment contains:
- the pssA gene encoding CDP-diacylglycerol--serine O-phosphatidyltransferase, giving the protein MKNAKLIYILPNLFTASSIFVGVISMVEASKGNIILASWLILLALVFDGLDGRIARMTNTTSQFGVEFDSLADIISFGIAPAMLLYFFIGNEFGRFGILVSALYVIFGAIRLARFNISTAKTDPNVFIGLPIPTAAIFVSMWILLFYKYTLEDYGIILLFLTLGIAVLMVSNFRYPSFKKVSLDKPMVFKTMIMLMLTASLLYLFSAEGFAIIILGYTLYGPLRALRTLNVRNIKIKR; this is encoded by the coding sequence ATGAAAAATGCAAAGCTTATCTATATCCTGCCAAATCTGTTTACTGCAAGCAGCATTTTTGTAGGAGTGATAAGTATGGTCGAAGCAAGCAAAGGAAACATAATACTTGCTTCATGGCTCATCCTTTTGGCACTTGTCTTTGACGGTTTGGATGGCCGTATTGCACGTATGACAAACACCACCAGTCAGTTTGGTGTAGAGTTTGACTCTTTAGCAGACATTATCTCTTTTGGTATCGCTCCAGCCATGTTACTCTATTTTTTCATTGGTAATGAATTTGGACGTTTTGGCATACTGGTCTCTGCACTCTATGTGATCTTTGGTGCAATTCGTTTGGCACGATTTAACATCTCTACTGCAAAAACAGATCCCAACGTATTTATAGGACTGCCTATTCCTACTGCAGCCATCTTTGTCTCCATGTGGATACTTCTCTTTTATAAATATACACTTGAAGATTACGGTATCATATTGCTTTTTCTAACGCTTGGTATTGCCGTACTGATGGTAAGTAACTTTCGTTACCCTTCATTTAAGAAGGTAAGCCTGGACAAGCCCATGGTATTTAAAACCATGATCATGCTGATGCTGACCGCTTCTTTACTCTATCTTTTTTCGGCAGAAGGCTTTGCCATTATTATCTTAGGATATACACTCTATGGTCCTCTTCGTGCATTACGGACATTAAATGTACGAAATATCAAAATTAAGAGATAA
- a CDS encoding glycosyltransferase family 4 protein has protein sequence MKIVQLLPELNEGGVERGTVELSRELVKLGHESIVISAGGKLEEQITKEGGIHITFDVCSKNPLTAPLRIVKLQKILSELKPDILHARSRVPAWLTYLANKKLHIPFVTTVHGFNSVSPYSAIMAKGDRVICVSGAIKAYIQEHYHTEEKKITVIPRGIDLEKFNPQNLDQSFIEDFKKEYHLEERQIVTTVGRITQLKDHQTFIRAIALLKKNDPNIVGLIVGGVREDKQEYFHSLEGLVKELGLEDNIIFTGSQSRVAEIYALSDVVVSSSKKPESFGRSVAEALALNTPVVATSHGGVLDIIVEGENGFFYPVGESEVLTEKILKSKGLKFDGYNYVTYNFSLKNMVEKTIAVYEGLLKR, from the coding sequence ATGAAGATAGTACAGTTATTGCCTGAACTGAATGAAGGCGGTGTAGAACGCGGTACTGTAGAGTTGAGCCGTGAGTTGGTGAAATTGGGGCATGAGAGTATCGTGATCAGTGCAGGGGGAAAACTGGAAGAACAGATCACAAAAGAGGGCGGGATACATATCACTTTTGATGTCTGTTCCAAAAATCCTTTGACTGCTCCTTTACGTATAGTGAAATTACAAAAAATCTTGAGCGAATTAAAGCCTGATATCCTTCATGCAAGAAGCAGAGTCCCTGCATGGCTTACTTACCTGGCAAATAAAAAGCTACATATCCCTTTTGTTACCACAGTGCATGGATTTAACAGTGTGAGCCCTTACAGTGCCATTATGGCAAAAGGAGATAGGGTGATCTGTGTGAGCGGTGCCATCAAAGCGTATATCCAAGAGCATTATCACACAGAAGAGAAGAAGATCACCGTAATACCACGAGGCATAGACTTAGAAAAATTCAATCCTCAAAATCTTGATCAATCATTTATCGAAGATTTCAAAAAAGAGTATCATCTAGAAGAGAGACAAATTGTCACAACCGTAGGTCGTATTACACAACTTAAAGACCATCAGACCTTTATCCGTGCTATTGCTTTATTGAAAAAAAATGATCCAAACATTGTAGGCTTGATCGTTGGTGGAGTACGAGAAGACAAACAGGAGTATTTTCACTCCTTAGAAGGATTGGTGAAAGAATTAGGTTTAGAGGATAATATTATTTTTACCGGTTCACAAAGTAGAGTAGCTGAGATCTATGCTTTAAGTGATGTAGTGGTGAGCAGTTCTAAAAAACCAGAGAGTTTTGGAAGAAGTGTTGCTGAAGCATTGGCTCTTAACACACCTGTAGTGGCGACAAGTCATGGAGGAGTGTTGGATATTATCGTTGAAGGTGAAAATGGGTTCTTTTATCCTGTAGGTGAGAGTGAAGTATTGACTGAAAAGATTTTAAAGTCAAAGGGATTAAAGTTCGATGGATATAATTATGTAACTTATAATTTTTCCTTGAAGAATATGGTAGAGAAGACTATTGCAGTATATGAAGGCTTATTAAAACGATGA
- a CDS encoding lysophospholipid acyltransferase family protein, protein MREKIEYAFVRLFLWLAKIAPTSFIYMMMKALTLLVYHVDKKRRHLTITNLAMAFPEKTPQEIVILSKEVYRELSKTITEILLMFTGKFDIDNAIKNREEVKEKLQELAQNSPHGIVFMTAHFSNWELMAHFIAKNGLPMIVIGRKGNNRLIESNITTPFREKYGNSAASKDKAMLSMMKKLKAKGNVGLLIDQKSGGSHSAKIDFFGKPAETTLSVASLKLKLDPLIVPVFVVRGSDGLYELVINAPVEYVADEIEDQQKKLEAMTLKYNQAIEDVVRKYPSQWFWMHNRWRL, encoded by the coding sequence ATGAGAGAAAAAATTGAGTATGCGTTTGTAAGACTATTTTTGTGGTTGGCAAAGATAGCACCTACATCATTTATTTATATGATGATGAAAGCGCTTACCCTTCTTGTCTATCATGTCGATAAAAAAAGACGCCATCTTACTATCACTAATCTTGCCATGGCCTTTCCTGAGAAAACACCTCAAGAGATAGTGATCCTCTCTAAAGAAGTGTACAGGGAACTCTCTAAAACCATTACTGAAATTTTGTTGATGTTCACGGGAAAATTCGATATCGACAATGCGATCAAAAACAGAGAAGAAGTCAAAGAGAAATTACAAGAATTGGCACAAAACAGTCCACATGGTATCGTCTTTATGACGGCACATTTCTCCAACTGGGAACTCATGGCACACTTTATTGCAAAAAACGGACTCCCTATGATCGTCATAGGTCGCAAGGGGAACAACAGACTGATAGAATCCAACATTACCACACCGTTTCGTGAAAAATACGGTAATAGTGCTGCAAGTAAAGATAAAGCAATGCTTTCAATGATGAAAAAGCTGAAAGCGAAGGGGAATGTAGGACTGCTTATAGATCAGAAATCGGGTGGTTCACACAGTGCCAAGATAGACTTCTTTGGAAAACCTGCGGAGACCACGCTTTCTGTTGCTTCACTGAAATTGAAGCTTGATCCCTTGATCGTGCCTGTTTTTGTGGTGAGAGGTAGTGACGGGTTGTATGAGTTGGTGATCAATGCACCCGTTGAGTATGTGGCAGATGAGATAGAAGATCAGCAGAAAAAGCTTGAAGCGATGACTTTGAAATACAATCAAGCCATAGAAGATGTCGTTAGAAAGTATCCTTCACAATGGTTCTGGATGCATAACAGGTGGCGGCTGTGA
- the ftsH gene encoding ATP-dependent zinc metalloprotease FtsH, with amino-acid sequence MANQNNNQDNNNNNNNFFNNNPLLAFALFSIVIIMIFKSFVGDSGGLGNMLDSSNNVTQTKTVKYSEIKSEIAKGTITSVKLTPTTVEAIADIDGRKTRFIAQNVPTYDKDLIPLLEEKHITYEGIMGGGFLSDLLGSLLPILIFFAIWIFLAKKMSKGMGGGILGAGKADKLINSEKPDTKFHDVQGVEEAKDEVKEIVDFLKFPERYIELGAKIPKGLLLVGPPGTGKTLLAKAVAGEASVPFFSVSGSSFIEMFVGVGASRVRDLFAQAKKEAPSIIFIDEIDAIGKSRASGGQMGGNDEREQTLNQLLAEMDGFGTNTPVIVLAATNRPETLDAALLRAGRFDRQVLVDKPDYDGRLAILKVHSKDVKLAANVDLTIVAKQTAGLAGADLANIINEAALLAGRFNKKEIEQEDLLESIERSFVGLEKKNRKISEVEKKIVAYHESGHALMAELTPGATRVTKVSIIPRGLGALGYTLHLPEDEERFLKQKHELMAEIDVLLGGRAAEEVFIGEISTGAGNDLDRATAILKDMISVYGMTDVAGLMVLSRSQNSFLGGGAVSTDYSEKMAEDMDNYIRSTLNERYTYVKNTLTDYHQAIENMTAVLLDVEVIEGKKVREIIENYEKENNMKSRLAHGDKIAKAESETAEKEKTDE; translated from the coding sequence ATGGCTAATCAAAATAATAATCAAGATAATAATAACAATAATAATAATTTTTTCAACAATAACCCGTTATTGGCATTTGCACTCTTTTCTATTGTTATCATCATGATCTTTAAATCGTTTGTGGGTGATAGTGGCGGTCTTGGCAATATGCTCGACAGCAGCAACAATGTCACACAAACTAAAACAGTAAAATACTCTGAGATCAAGAGTGAAATAGCAAAAGGAACGATCACATCTGTAAAACTTACGCCTACAACGGTAGAAGCTATCGCTGATATTGATGGACGTAAAACGCGTTTTATTGCACAAAATGTTCCTACCTATGACAAAGATCTTATCCCTCTTTTGGAAGAAAAACATATCACTTATGAAGGTATCATGGGCGGTGGATTTCTTTCTGATCTTTTAGGGTCACTGCTGCCTATCCTTATCTTCTTTGCTATTTGGATCTTCTTGGCTAAAAAAATGTCTAAAGGTATGGGGGGCGGTATACTGGGTGCAGGTAAAGCCGACAAGCTGATAAACTCTGAAAAACCTGATACGAAGTTTCATGATGTACAGGGAGTGGAGGAAGCCAAAGATGAAGTAAAAGAGATCGTAGATTTCCTTAAATTCCCTGAACGTTATATAGAACTGGGAGCAAAGATCCCTAAAGGTCTACTTTTAGTAGGACCTCCAGGTACGGGTAAAACGTTGCTTGCAAAAGCTGTGGCAGGTGAAGCCTCCGTTCCTTTCTTCTCTGTAAGTGGTTCAAGTTTCATTGAAATGTTTGTGGGTGTGGGAGCAAGCCGTGTACGTGATCTTTTTGCCCAGGCAAAAAAAGAAGCACCCTCTATTATTTTCATTGATGAGATCGATGCCATTGGTAAAAGCCGTGCATCTGGTGGACAGATGGGTGGAAATGATGAGAGAGAACAGACACTCAACCAGCTCCTGGCAGAAATGGATGGGTTTGGTACAAATACTCCTGTGATCGTACTTGCTGCGACGAACAGACCAGAAACACTGGATGCAGCCCTTCTTAGAGCAGGACGTTTTGACAGACAGGTACTGGTGGACAAACCTGATTATGACGGACGTTTGGCTATCTTGAAAGTACACTCTAAAGATGTGAAACTAGCAGCCAATGTTGATTTGACCATTGTTGCAAAACAGACAGCTGGTTTGGCAGGTGCAGATTTAGCGAATATCATCAACGAAGCTGCGCTTTTAGCCGGAAGATTTAACAAAAAAGAGATAGAACAAGAAGATCTTTTAGAATCTATAGAGCGTTCATTTGTGGGACTTGAAAAGAAGAATAGAAAGATCTCAGAAGTTGAGAAAAAGATCGTAGCCTATCATGAAAGTGGTCATGCACTGATGGCAGAACTTACACCAGGTGCCACACGTGTCACAAAAGTCTCTATCATTCCTAGGGGGCTGGGTGCACTGGGCTATACCCTGCACCTTCCTGAGGATGAAGAGCGTTTCTTAAAACAAAAGCATGAGCTTATGGCTGAGATAGATGTACTTCTTGGTGGCCGTGCGGCTGAAGAAGTTTTCATCGGTGAAATCAGTACAGGTGCGGGGAATGACCTTGACCGTGCAACGGCTATTTTAAAAGATATGATCTCTGTATATGGGATGACAGATGTGGCAGGGCTCATGGTTCTTTCCCGTAGCCAAAACTCTTTCCTTGGCGGTGGTGCAGTATCCACAGACTATAGTGAGAAAATGGCAGAAGATATGGATAACTATATCCGGTCTACGTTGAATGAACGTTATACCTATGTCAAAAATACGTTAACTGATTACCATCAAGCCATAGAAAATATGACGGCTGTACTTTTGGATGTTGAAGTGATTGAAGGTAAGAAAGTACGTGAGATCATAGAGAATTATGAAAAAGAGAATAATATGAAGAGCCGTCTGGCCCATGGTGATAAAATAGCAAAAGCTGAGTCTGAAACTGCCGAGAAAGAAAAAACTGACGAGTAA
- the hisA gene encoding 1-(5-phosphoribosyl)-5-[(5-phosphoribosylamino)methylideneamino]imidazole-4-carboxamide isomerase, producing the protein MTILPAIDLKDGKAVRLSKGLMESAKIYSDEPWQVAKRFEELGSEWVHLVDLNGAFAGKPENLEQIRQIREHCNLKLELGGGIRDEETIKMYLDLGVDRLILGSVAVKNPQFVKDMAAKYPIVVGIDAIDGMVAVEGWAEVSDMKATDLAREFANAGVQAIICTDVGRDGMMTGVNVDFTLEIQKASGLETIASGGLKDMTDINALIEAGIDGTIVGKAFYEGTLDLEEAFKVANAR; encoded by the coding sequence ATGACAATACTACCAGCAATAGACCTTAAAGACGGTAAAGCAGTAAGACTAAGCAAAGGGCTCATGGAATCTGCAAAGATCTACTCGGATGAACCTTGGCAAGTGGCCAAACGTTTTGAAGAGCTTGGGAGTGAGTGGGTGCACCTTGTTGACCTTAACGGTGCTTTTGCAGGTAAGCCTGAGAACTTGGAACAGATCAGACAAATCCGTGAACACTGTAACCTTAAACTTGAACTGGGTGGAGGTATCCGTGATGAAGAGACTATCAAGATGTACCTTGACTTGGGGGTTGACAGACTCATATTGGGTTCAGTAGCAGTCAAAAACCCTCAGTTTGTAAAAGATATGGCAGCCAAATACCCAATCGTTGTGGGCATTGATGCCATAGACGGCATGGTCGCTGTGGAAGGCTGGGCAGAGGTGAGTGATATGAAAGCCACTGACCTCGCACGAGAATTTGCCAACGCAGGTGTACAAGCGATCATCTGTACTGATGTAGGCCGTGACGGAATGATGACAGGGGTCAATGTAGATTTTACACTGGAAATTCAAAAGGCTTCAGGCCTTGAAACGATCGCTTCTGGCGGATTAAAAGATATGACAGATATCAATGCACTTATAGAGGCAGGTATCGATGGTACGATCGTAGGTAAAGCTTTCTACGAAGGTACACTTGACTTGGAAGAAGCATTTAAGGTCGCTAATGCAAGATAA
- the hisH gene encoding imidazole glycerol phosphate synthase subunit HisH: protein MIGIVDYNMGNLASVINAFAKVGADATLESDPSKLGQYDKLILPGVGAYGDAMEHLKANGMDKAVIDFAASGKPLLGICLGMQLLFESSEEFGQTQGLGLIPGKVVAFDEKKFDHHLKVPHMGWNELFQQKETAIFAGLNKDFYLYFVHSFHAVCDDQYVIGKTHYGYEFVSAVQNGNIYGIQPHPEKSHENGLKIIENFTKL, encoded by the coding sequence GTGATAGGAATCGTCGATTACAACATGGGGAACCTGGCCTCTGTCATTAATGCATTTGCTAAGGTCGGTGCAGATGCCACTCTGGAGAGTGACCCTTCCAAACTTGGCCAGTATGATAAACTCATCCTGCCTGGGGTAGGTGCCTATGGTGATGCTATGGAACACCTCAAAGCAAACGGTATGGATAAAGCGGTCATTGATTTTGCTGCATCAGGCAAACCGCTTTTAGGTATCTGCCTTGGGATGCAATTGCTTTTTGAAAGTTCTGAAGAGTTTGGACAGACACAAGGTTTGGGACTGATTCCCGGCAAAGTCGTTGCTTTTGATGAAAAGAAATTTGACCATCACCTCAAAGTACCGCATATGGGTTGGAATGAACTCTTTCAACAAAAAGAGACGGCTATCTTTGCAGGACTGAACAAAGACTTCTATCTCTACTTTGTCCACTCATTCCATGCTGTATGTGATGATCAGTACGTCATAGGAAAAACACACTATGGGTATGAGTTTGTATCGGCCGTACAAAATGGGAACATTTACGGTATCCAGCCACACCCTGAAAAAAGCCATGAGAATGGTTTGAAGATCATAGAAAATTTTACAAAACTATAG
- a CDS encoding glycosyltransferase family 4 protein, which produces MKILMVSLDYPPTVGGITAHVYELSQALKNIGCDVTVATKFLDKDQKAFETVDGIDIYRFDLKYIGFTYGYQINKFLKKLVKENHFDIIHIHGMRPLEFYNIKDIPLVYTNHTSGYLKRIKKGGYRIPLLKRLFSKPKLFLAPSEELLEVPFSFEAKKVFISNGVISSKFTRNEEIRKKLRTELSIKDDEKLAIMTRRMVWKNGINYLALATKYIKNDKLKLLFIGDGEQFQEVKNILEENFKDRFILLGSKKHHEIIDYYSASDLSILPSLMEATSISGLEAMAASLPLVGTKVGGIPVLIKDGINGYLCEPANPKDLAEKIDKILEEDLIKMGKNSKKFVEEKFDWIQIANKTLNEYKELLK; this is translated from the coding sequence ATGAAAATATTAATGGTTAGTTTGGATTATCCTCCTACAGTAGGAGGTATTACTGCACATGTCTATGAGCTTTCACAAGCTTTAAAAAATATAGGATGTGATGTCACTGTTGCTACTAAATTTCTTGATAAAGATCAAAAAGCGTTTGAAACGGTAGATGGCATTGATATTTATAGATTCGATTTAAAATATATTGGGTTTACCTACGGATATCAGATCAATAAATTTTTAAAAAAACTGGTAAAAGAAAACCATTTTGATATCATACATATACATGGGATGAGGCCATTAGAATTTTACAATATAAAAGATATTCCTCTTGTGTACACAAACCATACTTCCGGTTATTTGAAAAGAATTAAAAAAGGCGGATATAGAATCCCTCTATTAAAAAGACTGTTCAGTAAACCCAAATTATTTTTGGCACCAAGTGAAGAACTTCTTGAAGTTCCATTCTCTTTTGAGGCAAAAAAAGTTTTTATTTCAAATGGTGTGATCTCTTCTAAATTTACAAGAAATGAAGAAATTCGAAAAAAATTAAGAACAGAATTATCCATTAAAGATGATGAAAAACTAGCGATCATGACTCGAAGAATGGTTTGGAAAAATGGAATTAACTATCTTGCTCTTGCGACTAAATATATAAAAAATGATAAATTAAAACTACTGTTTATTGGTGATGGTGAACAGTTTCAAGAAGTAAAAAATATTTTAGAAGAAAATTTTAAAGATAGATTTATTCTTTTGGGTTCAAAAAAACATCATGAAATAATCGACTATTATAGTGCTTCTGATCTGTCCATTTTACCATCCTTAATGGAGGCTACAAGTATCAGTGGGCTGGAAGCAATGGCTGCATCGTTGCCTTTAGTTGGTACAAAAGTCGGTGGAATACCTGTTTTAATAAAAGATGGCATTAATGGGTATCTTTGTGAACCGGCGAATCCTAAAGATCTGGCTGAAAAAATTGATAAGATTTTAGAAGAGGATCTTATAAAAATGGGTAAAAATTCCAAGAAGTTTGTTGAAGAAAAGTTTGATTGGATTCAAATAGCCAACAAGACATTGAATGAATACAAAGAGCTATTAAAATGA
- a CDS encoding 2-isopropylmalate synthase gives METIKIFDTTLRDGEQSPGASMNTEEKIQIAVQLERLGVDIIEAGFAAASPGDFDAIDKISQKVTNSTVCSLARAIDADVKAAGEAIAKAKMKRIHTFIATSSIHMEHKLKMKPDEVIKRAVRAVEYARTFVDDVEFSCEDAGRSDIGFMKEISDAVIEAGATTINLPDTVGFRLPFEIGAMVKEMSEYTKGRAIISVHNHNDLGLGVANSLEAVINGARQVECTINGLGERAGNAALEEIVMALKTRSDVFANYQTNINTKEIYPSSRLIANITGIEPQPNKAIVGKNAFAHESGIHQDGMLKNKETYEIIRPEDIGLDMDDTLVLGKHSGRAAFKDKLAKLGFTLDDEALNASFERFKIMADKKKDIYDDDLRALVTDEMTMAPKVFELVSLQLMDCSNGVPSAAVSIRKGEAEIIDAGIGEGTIDAVFKTIDRISGYEGQLMDYKVKSVSQGKDALANVTVKVSFNGEPAIIGHGLNIDTMLASARAYIGALNSYLSMEGKLKSRYADSSKTV, from the coding sequence ATGGAAACCATAAAAATATTTGACACTACATTAAGAGACGGTGAGCAGAGCCCAGGGGCTTCTATGAACACTGAAGAGAAGATCCAGATCGCTGTACAGTTGGAGCGTTTGGGTGTAGACATCATCGAAGCGGGTTTTGCCGCAGCAAGTCCCGGAGATTTTGATGCTATTGACAAAATATCACAAAAAGTCACGAACTCGACGGTCTGTTCTTTGGCCAGAGCAATCGATGCAGATGTGAAAGCTGCAGGAGAAGCCATCGCCAAAGCAAAAATGAAACGTATCCATACATTCATTGCCACCTCAAGCATCCATATGGAACATAAGCTTAAGATGAAACCTGATGAAGTGATCAAAAGAGCGGTCAGAGCTGTTGAGTATGCCCGTACATTCGTGGATGACGTAGAGTTTTCCTGTGAGGATGCAGGCCGTTCAGATATCGGTTTTATGAAAGAGATCTCTGATGCCGTCATAGAGGCAGGTGCAACTACCATCAACTTACCCGATACGGTGGGCTTCAGACTTCCGTTTGAGATCGGTGCAATGGTCAAAGAGATGAGCGAATACACCAAGGGTAGAGCGATCATCTCCGTACATAATCACAATGACTTAGGTTTGGGTGTCGCAAACTCTTTAGAAGCGGTGATCAATGGTGCAAGACAGGTAGAGTGTACCATCAATGGGTTGGGTGAAAGAGCAGGAAATGCTGCACTGGAAGAGATCGTCATGGCATTAAAAACACGTTCAGATGTTTTTGCCAACTATCAAACCAATATCAACACCAAAGAGATCTATCCATCAAGCCGTTTGATCGCCAATATTACAGGTATAGAACCTCAGCCGAACAAAGCCATCGTCGGCAAAAATGCTTTTGCACATGAGAGCGGTATTCACCAGGACGGTATGTTAAAAAATAAAGAGACTTATGAGATCATACGTCCAGAAGATATCGGATTGGATATGGATGACACATTGGTCTTAGGTAAACATTCGGGCCGTGCAGCCTTTAAAGACAAATTGGCTAAATTAGGATTTACTTTAGATGATGAAGCATTAAATGCTTCTTTTGAACGTTTCAAGATCATGGCAGACAAGAAGAAAGACATTTATGATGATGACCTAAGGGCGTTGGTCACCGATGAGATGACAATGGCGCCTAAAGTCTTTGAATTGGTCTCTTTACAGTTAATGGATTGTTCCAATGGTGTACCCTCAGCGGCCGTAAGTATTAGAAAAGGCGAAGCAGAGATCATTGATGCAGGTATAGGTGAAGGGACCATCGATGCGGTCTTTAAAACCATTGACAGAATCTCCGGCTATGAGGGTCAATTGATGGACTACAAAGTAAAGTCGGTAAGTCAGGGTAAAGATGCTTTGGCAAATGTCACCGTTAAAGTCTCATTCAACGGCGAACCTGCCATCATAGGACATGGATTGAACATAGACACCATGTTAGCCTCGGCAAGAGCTTATATCGGTGCGCTAAATTCTTACTTGAGCATGGAAGGGAAGTTAAAGTCTCGTTACGCTGACAGTTCAAAGACTGTCTAG
- a CDS encoding 50S ribosomal protein L11 methyltransferase: MQDKYYELTITLDDTYVDFIADFIANIYGEGLELGTGKIIVRSESDLTFVKDALVSLAGTLSNAIKMDYTLEEKENIDWIKTYQDSIQPIEAGKFYIFPSWYAPKEECINIKIDPALAFGSGHHATTFSCLEAISTYVDAGKSVIDVGCGSGILGLACKKLGANVELCDTDPLSVESCKENFTLNEETYDKLWEGSIDKAEGTYDIVIANIIADVLRFIAKDLKSACKEDGLLILSGILDKKEDLVVESFKELTLVQRILKDEWVTLVYKKEING, encoded by the coding sequence ATGCAAGATAAATATTATGAACTGACCATCACACTTGATGATACTTATGTAGATTTTATCGCAGACTTCATTGCCAATATTTATGGTGAAGGACTGGAACTCGGTACAGGAAAGATCATCGTACGAAGTGAATCTGATTTAACTTTCGTTAAAGATGCACTTGTATCATTAGCCGGTACTTTAAGTAATGCCATCAAAATGGACTATACACTCGAAGAGAAAGAAAATATAGACTGGATAAAAACCTATCAAGACTCTATCCAACCTATAGAAGCTGGTAAATTCTATATCTTCCCAAGCTGGTATGCGCCTAAAGAAGAGTGTATCAATATCAAAATAGACCCTGCACTTGCTTTTGGTTCAGGACACCATGCCACGACATTTTCATGTTTGGAGGCTATCAGCACTTATGTCGATGCCGGTAAATCTGTTATAGATGTCGGTTGTGGTTCTGGTATTTTGGGTCTTGCATGTAAGAAACTGGGTGCAAATGTAGAACTTTGTGACACGGACCCTCTCTCTGTTGAAAGTTGTAAAGAGAACTTCACACTCAACGAAGAAACCTACGACAAACTCTGGGAAGGCTCTATAGACAAAGCTGAAGGTACCTATGATATAGTCATTGCAAATATCATAGCAGATGTACTCAGATTTATCGCAAAAGATTTAAAATCTGCCTGTAAAGAAGATGGACTGTTGATACTTTCAGGTATTTTAGATAAAAAAGAAGACCTGGTAGTAGAATCATTTAAAGAACTTACACTAGTACAAAGAATACTTAAAGATGAGTGGGTCACACTCGTATATAAGAAGGAAATAAATGGCTAA
- a CDS encoding ELM1/GtrOC1 family putative glycosyltransferase, whose amino-acid sequence MSRVLILSDGRPGHLNQSLAFVKYLNVSYDVVSVTFKHQWFKALSYIFDKVGIYSEKLFDIQLDKTYDMVVGTGSSTSYATKVLAKKMHAKSVAMMLPRGYRYDFDTIFAQSHDNPPKQKNIIEIPANFSYVKPKGLYKAQKKSIGIVIGGDNKSFTMSKEELQAQLDTIVEAYREYEVAITTSPRTSKEIEDLIESYAFDYEVIFSKNPINPIPDFLEQCETVFITGDSTSMISEAVSYGMSNVVVLPLESQGDNKFTRFIDTLEKEGYLHIFDGTIKHHNKKIDFKTYLEEVSL is encoded by the coding sequence GTGAGTAGAGTACTTATACTCAGTGATGGTCGTCCTGGACATCTGAATCAGTCGCTAGCTTTTGTGAAGTATTTGAATGTATCTTATGATGTTGTATCGGTCACATTTAAACATCAATGGTTTAAAGCACTGAGCTATATATTTGATAAAGTAGGAATATACAGTGAAAAACTGTTCGATATACAGTTAGATAAAACATATGATATGGTCGTGGGGACAGGCTCCAGCACATCCTATGCAACGAAAGTGCTGGCTAAAAAAATGCATGCAAAATCTGTAGCGATGATGCTGCCTCGAGGATATCGTTATGATTTTGATACCATCTTCGCCCAAAGCCATGACAATCCGCCTAAACAGAAGAACATTATAGAGATACCTGCAAATTTTTCTTATGTGAAGCCTAAAGGACTTTATAAGGCACAAAAAAAGTCTATAGGTATCGTGATAGGCGGGGACAATAAAAGTTTTACTATGTCGAAAGAAGAACTACAGGCACAATTAGACACGATAGTTGAAGCATACAGAGAGTATGAGGTTGCTATCACCACATCTCCTAGGACCAGTAAAGAGATAGAAGATCTGATAGAGTCATATGCTTTTGATTATGAAGTGATCTTCTCTAAAAACCCCATTAATCCGATCCCTGATTTTTTGGAACAGTGTGAAACGGTCTTTATCACGGGGGACAGCACCTCAATGATCTCAGAAGCGGTTTCCTATGGTATGTCAAATGTGGTTGTTTTGCCTTTAGAGAGTCAGGGAGATAATAAATTCACTCGATTCATAGATACGTTGGAAAAAGAAGGGTATCTGCATATTTTTGATGGCACTATAAAACATCATAATAAAAAAATAGATTTTAAGACATACCTTGAAGAGGTAAGTCTATGA